The nucleotide sequence TTCCCCAATGACCACAACGTCACAGAGCCTGAGTAGAAGCAACGCCAGATCGGACGGAGGAAATGGCTCAGAAACGGGACGAGGAATCGTCACATTTCCTTAGTGTCGGCCGTGGAGAGCGTGCTGGGGCTATAGCACTTCAGCAGCACTTCGATTGCCTGAGAATCGGTAAGAGTTTCACTGGCGAAGATACGTATTCTTCCGTCCGCATCCTCGGCCAGGACTCGCTCCAGGTAGACTTCTTCATCCCACTCGTCCAGCGAAAAGGGATTCTTGAACGGCATACGGACACATGTCGTCTCTGGAGATATCTGCATCCACTCACCATCAGCGTAACCGCCAACGAATAGTGTTCTCAACTCATCCACGTCGAATCTTCCTACCGCATCTCGCTAAGTGCAGCAGCTACACCGAATTCCGTTTATAGCTGTGTGCTAATCACTTGCTGAGTCATCCTGACAATTCTTCTGACAACGGAATTGTTATATCCGGAAACTCATTTTTAGCGACCATGTTTGTGCAAAAAGTTCGATTGTGGCTGACAAATAAATACAGCCGCTGAACGTCTTGGCAGAGTACATGCGACGAAAACCTGGGCAGCCTGCGCGCAACCCAGGGAGATTCTGCGTCGGAAACCGGACCATCCCCTGAACTTGCGATTCAGACAAGATTGGGGGCTTGTTCCTCCGTGGGGCTTTTCCTGATCAGCCGCTTCAGTACATGCCCCTGCCAAAGCCACAGCCCTGTCACGATCAGCGCCGGCAGAAAGAAATAGCGGACAGCGGGGGCCTGAGCGGGAATTTCTTCAAACGGACTGTAGACATACCCCATAATGGGAAAACTGAAGACGATGTGAGTCCATCGAAGAATTGATCGCTTGGTGCTGGCTTTCATTCGGTTTTCCGCAAGTCTTGAGTTATTTGAACTGAGTCCGCGTCGCCAGACAAATTTGGTCAACGCCTGGATTGCCGGAACTTCTTCTGACAAGATTCGTAAAAAATCAGGGCTCGGGCGGACGCGACTTTCGCACAGCCTGCAAACCGACAGGCTGGCAGGACGAGGCACCTTAGCGACACAGAGGCCGAGCGTGCTAAGAGACGCGTGCCAGTAACGCAGCAAGCTGCTTCTCAAGCATTTTCGCCCAGCCATACTGCGCCCCTTCGAAAGCCCGATCCGCATAAGGACGACTTAAATCGAAGCCGGAATGCTCGAAGTAGACCTGCGTCCCCTCATTGAAGGGCTCCAATCGGAACGAGACGTGAGTATCCACGATGGGCTCGCCGGCATTCCACGAAAATTTCAGCAGATGAGGCGGCTCGCATTCCGTCACTTCGCACTCCACCACCAGCCCATCAAAGCCAATCTGCGGCTTGGGAGGGACATGAAACTGGAAACGGTGCCCGACACTCGGCTCGAAATTATTCGGATACATCCATTCGGCAAGTGCGGCACGGTCCGTGATCGCCTTCCAGACCCGCTCCCGCGACTGAGGGAAATAAAGTTCCCGTCGAATACTTTCCGTCACTGCTCATTCCCCTTTCGCAAGATGCTTCTGAAGACGTTCCAGATGGTCGTCCCAGAATCGTTCGTAATAAGCGAGCCACTGCCGTGCTTCCTTCATCGGTTCCGCGTTGATCCGCACGAACTGAAACGAACCCCGTTTCTCACGACCAATCAGCCCGGCACGCTCCAAGACTTTCAGATGCTTTGAGACAGCCGCCAGCGACATCTGATACGGCAGTGCGATTTCACTCACCGACATCTCCCGCTCGGCAACGTCCTGCAGAATCGACCGGCGCGTCGAGTCAGACAAAGCGTGGAACACACGATCCAGTCGCGAAGCATTCGCCGAAACGCGATCAACCACAGCGAGCCTCCTTAACCAACAACACTCAACCACTTGGTTAAATGATATCGCCTGCACGGCAAAGAGTCAACCATTTGGTTAAATCCCAGCCAAGCCATTGAACGGCTTCCCACCTCCATCCAGAGCGACACCCCCGGAACGGCGCAACGCCCCCGAACAACGCCACAGGCCCCGATGTTCGGCGAACACCAGGGCCTGCAACGGAGCACGGCTGCCAGGGAAAAATGGCACTACCAAAGCATCTTGCCGTAAAACAAGGGAACCGGAAGATCGCCTTGATCAGTGCCGCACGAGATCGAAACGATCGAGTTCCATCACTTTCACCCAGGCGGCCACAAAGTCATCGACGAACTTCTTTTCGGCGTCCGCACTGGCATAAACCTCAGCGAGGGCGCGCAACTCGGAGTTTGACCCGAAGACCAGATCGACACGAGTTCCATTCCACTTCAAGGCCCGCGACTTGCGATCGCGACCTTCGTACAGGTCCGCTGAAATCGGTTTCCATTCCGTCCCCATATCCAGCAGATTGACAAAGAAGTCATTCGTCAAAGCTCCGGGCCGCTCGGTCAACACTCCCGCCCGTGACGGGCCGACATTCGTCTCCAGCACGCGCATCCCGGCAACCAGGACTGCCATCTCGGGGGCAGTCAGCGTCAGTAGCTGAGCCTTGTCGACCAGCAAGGCTTCCGCGGGGAGCGAATAGCCCCCCTTCAGGTAGTTACGGAAGCCGTCGGCAATGGGCTCCAGTGCCTCGAACGATTCGATATCGGTCTGTTCTGGCAGAGCGTCCATGCGCCCCGGCGTGAACGGAACGACAATCGTATGCCCTCCCTTTTTCGCCCCCTGCTCGATTCCGACACCTCCCGCCAGCACAATCAGATCCGCCAGCGAAACCTTCTTCCCGTTGGGGGCCTGCTGATTGAAGGCGGACTGAATTTCCTCCAGCGTCTTCAGGACGACAGCCAGTTCGGCGGGTGAGTTCGCTTCCCAGTCCTTCTGGGGGGCCAGTCGAATCCGTGCACCGTTCGCGCCGCCCCGCATGTCGGAGCCTCGGAATGTCGCAGCCGACGCCCAGGCCGTCGACACCAACTGCGAAACCGTCAGCCCTGACGCCTGAATCTGTGCCTTGAGCGACGCGATATCCGCGGCATCGATCAGCGGATGATCGACGGCAGGGATCGGGTCCTGCCAGATCAGGTCTTCCTGAGGCACCTCGGGACCCAGATAGCGAATTTTCGGGCCCATATCGCGGTGTGTCAGCTTGAACCAGGCCCGTGCGAACGCGTCGGTAAACTCTGCGGGGTTTGCAAGAAAACGACGGGCAATCTTCTCATAGGCCGGATCGAACCGCAGCGCCAGGTCGGTCGTCAGCATTGTAGGCGAGATCCGCCGGGACGGATCATGCGCGTGCGGCACCGTCTCGGCACCGGCGTTATTTTTGGGACGCCACTGATGAGCCCCCGCCGGGCTCTTCGTCAGCTCCCACTCGAACTGAAAGAGATTCTCGAGGAAGTTGACGCTCCAGTGGGTCGGCGTGGTCGTCCAGGTCACCTCCAGTCCACTCGTGATCGCGTCTTCCCCCTTGCCGGTGCGGAAGCTGTTCCTCCAGCCCAGACCCTGCTCTTCAAGACCAGCCGCTTCAGGCTCGGGCCCCACGTGAGAAGCGGGTGCAGCCCCGTGCGTTTTCCCAAAACTATGACCGCCCGCGATCAAGGCCACCGTCTCTTCATCGTTCATCGCCATGCGCTTGAACGTCTCGCGGATATCAAACGCGGCCGCCAGGGGATCAGGGTTGCCATCGGGGCCTTCGGGATTCACATAAATCAATCCCATCTGGACGGCGGCGAGTGGATTCTCAAGCTGGCGGTCATGAACCTGACCATCAGCGTTGTCATCCGATGACACCACGCCCCCCGGCTTCTCAACCCCTTCCGATCCTCGTGCGTACCGGACATCTCCACCCAGCCACGTCTTTTCTGCTCCCCAGTAGACATCCTGATCGGGTTCCCAGACATCCTTGCGGCCTCCCCCGAATCCGAACGTCGGAAATCCCATCGTCTCCAGCGCCACGTTGCCGGTGAGAATGATCAGGTCGGCCCAGGAGATCTTCCGGCCGTACTTCTGCTTGACGGGCCAGATCAGCCGCCGCGCCTTGTCCAGGCTGACGTTATCGGGCCAGCTGTTGAGCGGGGCGAATCGCTGCTGTCCCCGTCCTGCTCCACCACGCCCGTCACCCGTGCGGTACGTCCCGGCACTGTGCCAGGCCATGCGGATGAACAACGGCCCGTAGTGGCCAAAGTCTGCCGGCCACCAATCCTGTGAATTGGTCATCACCTCGGCCAGATCCCGTTTCACCGCTGCCAGATCGAGACTGTTAAACTCCTCGGCATAGTCGAAGCCCTGTCCCATGGGATCGGACTTTGAGGAGTGCTGGCGCAGCAGGTCCAGCTTCAACTGGTTCGGCCACCAGTCGGAATTCGACGGCGCCGCCGCCACGGTATGCGTACGAACCGCGCCGGAAAACGGACATTTGCCGTTGTCGTCTGTCATCGGAGGCCCCCTCATTCAGAATGGATACGCGTGAGATGATTCAGCTCAGTGCCATCGCAACGTCGACTGGACTCACCGATACACTAGACCCCTCACGAAAATCGCCGTCAACCGCAACACGCCCCACCCTCTTAGACAGACCCGAGCCGCGGACTATCTGTCTGAGCGAAAGGACTGGACGAAAACGCGACCCCGGCACGCCCTGACGAGCCAACGCCGCATCCCAACCTCAATTCACCCGCCACCCTACTCACTCCAGCGGAGCGATCACAGGCGATGAGACTGCTCACCGGGGCTCTGCACAAGGTTGCGCGAAGATTGAGCGGAGGTTAAGCAAGCACGAACCAGCCTCTCTTCATCAGAGCACAGGCTGACGGTCACCACGCCAAATGGACCGGGAACTAACCGTAATCACAACGAAAGCGTATTAGCAGGCACGGACGGTCTGCGATCACATCGAAGAAAGCGTTCTAAATGCATCAGGCAACGGGGTAATTGCTGGTGCTTTGCCTACCGGCAAGGTGTTGAAAAGAACCATTTTTCACGAGTTCTCCTCGTGGATAACAGAAATTCATGGACAATAAGTGAATTTCACGGCAACCTGATTTTCATGGAAGACTCACCTGACAACCGTTTTTCGCGTGAAGTAACCGTTTTTCACGACCGAAAGCTGCCGGAACGCGATGCGTTTCTCGTCGGATACGCCGCTCTGATTGACGCGTACTCGCTACCCGCTCCCCTCCCGGATCGACTGGCCTTGATCAGCCATCAACACCGGCGTTACGACACGGAAACCTGGGCCGTTTACACTCCCCGACACAAGCTGGAGGAATCGCTTGCCGGGCATCTCGCATTCGCTCAGCGCTATGAAGGTGTGGAATTGGAACTGCTGCACGCCCTGTTTACCCGCGTCGGTCCGCTCCGCTCTCATCGAGTCGTCTCAGGCGTACCCTGCATCTGAGATTCGGTCCTTCGCCGGTGAGTAAGTCATGACCAACATGCCTGACGATGCACCCCAGCTACTACGACCTCTGCTGACTTCTCCCCGCATCTCGCCGTGTTGCCACGGTGATAGCCGGATCAACCGGCACGAAAGGAGATCTCCCTGGGTAAGTTGTGCTTCTTTCCCTTGGGCCTCGCTGGATTTACCGGCGTGAGTGTCCGGATGAGCATTGGGCATCCCCGTCCATGGCCGGGTTACCCCACCACGTCGGCCTTCTATCCAGTTTCTGTTCGTCGAGTCCAAGTTTCGCTTTCGGCTCCCTTCAGATTCCACCTCGCGGTGGACACCCTGTCCTACGGCTCACGGTTCCGCTCATCACGGCCCGTAGAGAACTTACATCTCTGAGAAACACAACATGCCAGGCGCACCATGAAAAAAGCCTTGTCCACAAAAACTTGTGAACAAGGCTTTTCAGCGAGGTCGACGGGGCTCGAACCCGCAACCACCGGATCGACAGTCCGAAGCCTTATGCTAGTATTGGGGTTACGGAAAAAGAGCTTGTATGGATTGCGAGCCCCGTCGAACCCGAAGGAGTCTTCCATGTCGACCGATCAAGCGACCGTCTCGGAGTTAGACCGCTGCCCACTCTGCAACCAGGAGTGTGTGGATTGTCAGCAGGTCGAGAGTCCCGAGGACATGAAGCAGCCTGAGGATCCGAAGCGAGGCACCGGCCGGACAACGGCTCTGATGTTGCGAACAATCGCCAGTGCGCTCGAATTCCCAGGGCAACCGGTCCGGTTCGTAGATCACGCGCCGGCAGAAGGCGAACATCTCAATGCGTTGGCCGAATCGCTGCAAGGCCTGATTCGTCAGGTTGGCTTAACAAAGATGGCTGTCAGCGTGATCGATCAGGAAATCGCTATCATCAACCATCATTCAGAGCAGAATACGATGAAGCGGCTTGAAGACGCAAAGACGGATGCGGCCGAGACGTCGGTAACATTGAGTCGGTCGGAATTGCTCGATGGATTGGCTAATGAAGGATCTCGACTGAAGTCGCTGGCGATCGAAGGCTCGAAGGCCCTTGTTGATTCAGGCCACATCAAAGAAGCCGGAGACCTCCTGCTGTTGACGGATCGAGTATACGAGCATCTGCACGTGTCGCTTCGGGCGATCATAGGAATGACACCGGAAATGCTGAAGGAAATTCAAGCACGCACAGACGTTTAAGCGCCCAGTCCCAACAGGCGACGAAGTAAGAAAAGCCCGGCAATTCCCTGTGAATCGACCGGGCATTTTCGTTTCCAGAAATTAACGGCCAACATGAAAGAAAGGCAGTCGCACTCTCTGCTTCCCCCCGATGGGGGCAAGGACCAAAGTCCTAGAAAAGAACCTATTAAAATGATCCAATGATCGGATCAATCCGTTCACCAACTTATCTGCACACTTCGATCGAATCGCAGTACACCCCAATGAGGATCCTAATGGTTCCAATTCCAAATCTTCCCACCGACAACATGTACAAGTTCATGGCTGTTTGTGGGGTCACATGTGTGGTCGTATCAGCGGTTCTCGCGTTCCAGATTGCAAAAGAGCATGACGCCACTATTCGAAGCATGAGTGACAGTCTGAGAGAAAAAATCAGCACTTCTGCCGCCAAGTTGGGACAAGACCCCGAGCAACTGAAAATATTTGGGGGAGAAGAGGAGCCTTCAGACGCACTTAAGATACGAATTGATAAACTCCAGCTGGTCACACGCAACCTACAGTGGCTTAAATTCGTGGATTCGGTAGCACAATGTACCGTGTTCCTCGTTCTCTTTTTTGTGGGTGGTTTTCTGTCATTTATTGGGTTCTTCTATTGGTACACTCGTGTCCAGAAGCTCCAAGATGCGATCCTTCTCGCGCAGTACGTCCAAGAAACTGCAAAGAAAGCCTAGAATTTCAGAAATGAGATTCGTCCAGATCAGAACAGCAAAACAACAGCCTTGAACTCGGTTTCGCTGGTTCGGCCGTCGTGAATGAGCATCAGCCTTTCGCCGATGTCGGCCTTCAGGCGTGACAGCCAATCGGGTGCGATGATCGACGATGTAAACGAGTTGTTTACTTGTTGACTTTGCCCCCAGCCACGTGCCCGCATCGCGTTCACCACAGATGCGGGATTCACTCGCTTGATGTAGGTGTCTGTCGTTGCCACGTTCGAATGACCAAGGGCCCCGCTGATATCGATCAGCGGGATTCCCTCTGCGGCCATCTCACTGGCCATGGTTCTCCGCATGCCGTGAGCGTGTGCCCGCTTCGCAATCTTTGCTTTCTTCGCTCGCCTGGCGAACATGGCCCGCACCTGGCGGGAATTGATCTTCCCCCCTTTGCGGGTGCAGAAGATGGGTGACGTTTCGTTGATCCGCCAATTGGACCTTAGTGCCATCCATTCGGCGATATGTGCCCATCCTGCAGGATCCAAGGCAACAACGCGGGCCTTGTCCCCCTTGCCATGGTGCACGCTGACCGTTCCCCTGGTGACGTCAATGTCCTTCGGCCTCAGTGCCAGGATCTCAGAACATCGCAAACCAGATCGGTACGCCAGGACAATCAAGGCTCGATCCCTGATTGCGGTGTCACCGTTCTTAGCCGCCTGCAGGAGCCGCTCCACCTCGTCGGTGTCGAGAACGTCGGCGTCGAACGTCCGCCCTTTGTTCTGGTTGGCTTGCTCGATGGGGGCCGTGCAGGCCCGCTCCACCGAATGACCTCGAAGAATGCGGCCGAGGATCGTCTGGACCGGCGTCTGCAGCTCTGCCGCCCACTCATTCAGCGACCGTGTGACATTGCCGATTGTAACGACGTCTGAAGGCTTGTAATTGGCCATCCGTGGCCGTCCTTTCCGGCTTACGCCTCATCGAAAGTTCCGGTTCATCAGTCCTGCAACGAAGCCGACCGTGAAAATGACCGCAACAAACGCCACCTGGATCCAAATGGGCGAAAGCACCCACAACCAAGACCAGTGAATAAATCCCGTGAGCTTCAAGCCGATGAGCATCAGCAGCAACCACGAAGAAAATGACATACCACCGCTGACTGATTGATTCTCGCTCACTTCCAACTCCTTTTGGGTGTCAGTACCGCTAACACACATTAGCGGTACTCATTTTCAAGATTCGGTACTCGTTTCCACAGGGACAAACTCCCGGCATGTGGAACAACTCCGAACAGTCTGCCGGCGACAATACCGGCCGGGGGTGCATTCCCCGTGCTCCATACAAGCGTAGATCGGTATCGTCTGGCCCATCATGCCGCACAGATCGGCCGTCTCAGTGCGGATCTCATTCCCCCTGAGCTGACAGTCCCCAGCGTTCGAGGCCACGGTGTTGTCGTCGCAAGCCTTGCACTGCGTAGGCGTGCAGAGCTGATGCAAGGCACAGAAGTAGGTCACTTCATCGGCGGCGGTTACACCGCCGATGTGACGGCATTCAGATGCTGCCATTTCGTCCCCCAGCGTACAGATAACCGTCGTCGCCGATCACGCAGGCTGCAGGCCCGTCAGAGCTGATGACGCCCCATTTCCGTCCCCAGATAAACGATCCGGTGGACGTCACACAGAAGATGTTCCACTGGGCGGCCGTGACGGTACTTGTCATGGTCGCGCCACAGTAATAATAGTACGCCCCTCCACTGCCGTTGGAGCCGGAACATGTATCGCGGAGCTTGAGGACGAGAGTTGAATTGTTGGTCGATGACAGCCCGAATATCGCCGTGAGTGACGTACCGCCAGTGGCGACGGCGTATGGTGGCTGATCGAAGCTCGCCGACGATAGTCCGCCTACCCCGCTCCTCGCCCGCGTGCCGTACCAAGATGCGGTTCCGAGCAACGCCCCTGTGGCGCCGCTCATTTTTTTCGCCAGTCTCGGTGATCCCGATAGGCGATGTACTGTCAGGACATCGCCAGACGAGTCCTCACACGTGATAATGTCCTGACTGTCGTCGGTCGATATCCCAGACCACAACCCAGCCCCCCAGATAGTAGCCCCTGTCGCGGGGTTGATCTTGCGTCGTGTATTGAGTGGTGAGCCCAGCGACGTCAAATAACCGACGTACACAGATGACGCTCCGGATGCAACAGATGCGATCTGCTCACCGGAGGTGTATGTCACTGTCCAGAGTGTGGCCCCCGATGCTGGGTCGATGCCATCTAGACTGCGTCGTTGTCCACTCACCAGCGGCAAAGATGCTGTGACGATCTGACCGGATGAGGTAACGCCAAATGTTTTTGCCGATGAGCCAAACGTAGCGACAACTGGCACATAAGTACGCCACACAACTCTACCTGATGCGCCACGCACGCGCATCAGCTCAGACGTGACCACTGGTGACGCCGTGTGATTAACACAGACGATCAGATCGTTCGAACCGTGTAGCGGCTCGATTTGTGCCACCTGTGCGCTACCTCCGGTGGGTGTCTTGAGCAGCCGACGCCAGATGTATTGACCAGTAAACGGATCGATCTTTGCGAGATTGAATAGCGTGTCACAGCAGTGACAGTTACGGGCTGTCATTGGCACTCAATCCAGTTGATGCGGAACTCGGTCGTCCCGTCAGATAACTCCATCGCATACCACTGCACGTAGTCCCCGATCTCGCCGTGCAGGGATCGATCTCGATTAGTGAGCGTGACGGGCGTTGTGTCGTTTTTTAACGTTGCTGGCAGCGTGGCCGCTGCCGTATCGACGATCCATCGCAGAGCCGTGCATGTCGTGGGACTGGTCTTAGGGTTGCTTGGCGCGACCAGTGCCGACGTCAACTGTCCCTCGTACATCGTTACTGATCCGCCGCCCCCGGGATCCGGAAGCGGAAATGGACCGGTCGGGACGTCGCCCCCGATCGGTTCCCCTGGCGATTGCTGCTGCTGCAGTCTCCAAAGTCGATCGACGTCCGTGTCATGCTGCCTGACCCGCGAATCCAACTCTTTGAAGAACGCGACCCGATGGCCTGTTCGAAACGGGATCATCTCCGTCCCTCCGCTCGCTGGACGTTGCCGAATCGATCCTTGTAGACCGTCTCGTACGTCATGATGGCCCCCTGCTGGACGTTGACCTGGTTGCCAAAGTA is from Schlesneria sp. DSM 10557 and encodes:
- a CDS encoding SRPBCC domain-containing protein gives rise to the protein MTESIRRELYFPQSRERVWKAITDRAALAEWMYPNNFEPSVGHRFQFHVPPKPQIGFDGLVVECEVTECEPPHLLKFSWNAGEPIVDTHVSFRLEPFNEGTQVYFEHSGFDLSRPYADRAFEGAQYGWAKMLEKQLAALLARVS
- a CDS encoding ArsR/SmtB family transcription factor, coding for MVDRVSANASRLDRVFHALSDSTRRSILQDVAEREMSVSEIALPYQMSLAAVSKHLKVLERAGLIGREKRGSFQFVRINAEPMKEARQWLAYYERFWDDHLERLQKHLAKGE
- the katG gene encoding catalase/peroxidase HPI → MTDDNGKCPFSGAVRTHTVAAAPSNSDWWPNQLKLDLLRQHSSKSDPMGQGFDYAEEFNSLDLAAVKRDLAEVMTNSQDWWPADFGHYGPLFIRMAWHSAGTYRTGDGRGGAGRGQQRFAPLNSWPDNVSLDKARRLIWPVKQKYGRKISWADLIILTGNVALETMGFPTFGFGGGRKDVWEPDQDVYWGAEKTWLGGDVRYARGSEGVEKPGGVVSSDDNADGQVHDRQLENPLAAVQMGLIYVNPEGPDGNPDPLAAAFDIRETFKRMAMNDEETVALIAGGHSFGKTHGAAPASHVGPEPEAAGLEEQGLGWRNSFRTGKGEDAITSGLEVTWTTTPTHWSVNFLENLFQFEWELTKSPAGAHQWRPKNNAGAETVPHAHDPSRRISPTMLTTDLALRFDPAYEKIARRFLANPAEFTDAFARAWFKLTHRDMGPKIRYLGPEVPQEDLIWQDPIPAVDHPLIDAADIASLKAQIQASGLTVSQLVSTAWASAATFRGSDMRGGANGARIRLAPQKDWEANSPAELAVVLKTLEEIQSAFNQQAPNGKKVSLADLIVLAGGVGIEQGAKKGGHTIVVPFTPGRMDALPEQTDIESFEALEPIADGFRNYLKGGYSLPAEALLVDKAQLLTLTAPEMAVLVAGMRVLETNVGPSRAGVLTERPGALTNDFFVNLLDMGTEWKPISADLYEGRDRKSRALKWNGTRVDLVFGSNSELRALAEVYASADAEKKFVDDFVAAWVKVMELDRFDLVRH
- a CDS encoding tyrosine-type recombinase/integrase; this translates as MANYKPSDVVTIGNVTRSLNEWAAELQTPVQTILGRILRGHSVERACTAPIEQANQNKGRTFDADVLDTDEVERLLQAAKNGDTAIRDRALIVLAYRSGLRCSEILALRPKDIDVTRGTVSVHHGKGDKARVVALDPAGWAHIAEWMALRSNWRINETSPIFCTRKGGKINSRQVRAMFARRAKKAKIAKRAHAHGMRRTMASEMAAEGIPLIDISGALGHSNVATTDTYIKRVNPASVVNAMRARGWGQSQQVNNSFTSSIIAPDWLSRLKADIGERLMLIHDGRTSETEFKAVVLLF
- a CDS encoding PQQ-binding-like beta-propeller repeat protein, with the translated sequence MTARNCHCCDTLFNLAKIDPFTGQYIWRRLLKTPTGGSAQVAQIEPLHGSNDLIVCVNHTASPVVTSELMRVRGASGRVVWRTYVPVVATFGSSAKTFGVTSSGQIVTASLPLVSGQRRSLDGIDPASGATLWTVTYTSGEQIASVASGASSVYVGYLTSLGSPLNTRRKINPATGATIWGAGLWSGISTDDSQDIITCEDSSGDVLTVHRLSGSPRLAKKMSGATGALLGTASWYGTRARSGVGGLSSASFDQPPYAVATGGTSLTAIFGLSSTNNSTLVLKLRDTCSGSNGSGGAYYYYCGATMTSTVTAAQWNIFCVTSTGSFIWGRKWGVISSDGPAACVIGDDGYLYAGGRNGSI